In the Thermoplasmata archaeon genome, CTTACCTGTCCGATTTCCTGAAAGAATGCCATAGCAGGGGGATGTCCACCTTCCTTGTAACAAACGGTACATATCCTGACCAATTGGCCGCATTGGATGAACTCCCCACTAAGACCTATGTCACCGTGGCCGCTCCGAACAAAGAGGTCTATCTCAGAGTCTGCCGCCCCAAGATCAAAGACGGTTGGGAGAGGCTCATGCGCACTCTGGAGCTTATGCCTTCGCTGAACACCAGTACTGTAGTAAGGCACACATTGGTTAAGGATCATAATCTTGGATGGGTGGATGAATACGCCGCTTTGGACCGTATTGCAGATCCAGAGTTAATAGAACCCAAAGGATACGTCTTCGTCGGAGGCTCCAGACAGAGACTTAGTATGTCTTGCATGCCATCGTTCCAAGAGATAACGGATTTTGCAAATCAATTGGGTTCCAAGGTAGGTATGGAGATAATAAGAAAAAGAGAGGACAGCCGTGTAGTCCTGCTCGGTCATCCCGGGCAGGAGCTAGACGTGCGTAAGTCCTATCAGTTAAAGGTTTGAATCAGAACGAGATC is a window encoding:
- a CDS encoding 4-demethylwyosine synthase TYW1, which encodes MDEDYRNLLIKQQYRIYKDHAAVKLCHWMKESMLHERHCYKQDFYGIESHRCLQMTPAINECSHLCTFCWRVQGSDFEVTDWAEPKEMLDALINEQRKLIQGFKGDPRCDPKRFQEAMNPNQVAISLAGEPITYPYLSDFLKECHSRGMSTFLVTNGTYPDQLAALDELPTKTYVTVAAPNKEVYLRVCRPKIKDGWERLMRTLELMPSLNTSTVVRHTLVKDHNLGWVDEYAALDRIADPELIEPKGYVFVGGSRQRLSMSCMPSFQEITDFANQLGSKVGMEIIRKREDSRVVLLGHPGQELDVRKSYQLKV